In the Flavisolibacter tropicus genome, one interval contains:
- a CDS encoding ferredoxin--NADP reductase — MQPTPTPLYKTITITAIKEEVKGFKTISFATKEALPYRSGQYLTLVDYVGAEEVRRSYSITSSPELNEPLTIGVKRIENGLFSRKLVDLAQPFDTWLTTGSGGFFTLPEDVSSLKQLFFLAAGSGITPIYSLIKTVLYKHPHLHIVLIYSNSSTEKALFRHELEQLAQQHPKQVTIEFLYSNAPNLNRARLHRDLFLQLLEQHVTVAINEVLFYICGPEAYMRMCTYILQEHNVPKEQIKRENFIIHTKTPHKIEPPDKGVHQVTIYWNQQQIQFPAGYPQTILSAAEAAGYALPYSCRSGQCGNCVAHCKKGQVWMSYNEVLTEKDLAKGLILTCTGSPMYGDVTLEL; from the coding sequence ATGCAACCAACCCCTACACCTCTATATAAGACCATTACCATTACAGCCATCAAAGAAGAGGTCAAGGGGTTTAAAACCATTTCGTTTGCCACTAAGGAAGCCCTTCCTTACCGGTCAGGGCAATACCTGACACTGGTAGATTATGTGGGTGCTGAAGAAGTGCGTCGCTCGTACTCCATTACTTCTTCACCAGAATTAAATGAGCCGCTGACCATAGGTGTAAAACGTATAGAAAATGGATTGTTTTCCCGTAAACTGGTAGATCTGGCTCAACCCTTTGATACCTGGCTGACCACAGGTTCAGGAGGCTTTTTTACACTTCCGGAAGATGTATCTTCTCTTAAGCAGCTTTTCTTTCTGGCCGCTGGCAGTGGCATTACACCTATTTACTCGTTGATAAAAACGGTATTGTATAAGCACCCCCACTTACATATAGTGTTGATCTATAGCAATTCGTCTACTGAAAAAGCGCTCTTTCGCCATGAGCTGGAACAGCTGGCACAACAACACCCCAAACAGGTTACCATTGAATTTCTATACAGTAATGCACCCAACCTAAACCGGGCACGCCTTCATCGCGATTTATTTTTACAATTGTTAGAGCAACATGTAACTGTAGCTATAAATGAAGTGTTGTTCTATATCTGTGGCCCTGAAGCCTATATGCGCATGTGCACCTATATTTTACAAGAGCACAATGTTCCTAAAGAGCAGATCAAGCGCGAAAACTTTATCATACACACAAAGACGCCGCATAAAATAGAGCCGCCTGACAAAGGCGTTCACCAGGTTACGATCTACTGGAACCAGCAACAGATACAGTTCCCGGCAGGCTATCCACAAACTATACTGAGTGCTGCCGAAGCTGCTGGTTATGCATTGCCCTATAGCTGTCGATCAGGGCAATGTGGCAACTGTGTGGCTCATTGCAAGAAAGGCCAGGTGTGGATGTCATATAATGAAGTACTAACAGAAAAGGATCTGGCTAAAGGGTTGATCCTTACCTGCACAGGATCGCCAATGTATGGCGATGTGACCTTGGAGTTATAA
- a CDS encoding ATP-dependent helicase: MQDYLKGLNERQRDAVTSTEGPLMIVAGAGSGKTKVLTTRIAHLMAKGVDAFNILSLTFTNKAAAEMKERVEHILANREARNLYIGTFHSVFARILRAEAHRIGYPNSFTIYDTDDAKSVVKTVTQELNLDVQHYKPNAVYNRISGAKNGLVTAGEYKNDYHIQQEDMRANRPMIGHIYEAYQKRCFKNGAMDFDDLLFKFYELLKTTPEVLHKYQHKFKYIMIDEYQDTNPAQYEIIKLLAAAHENVCVVGDDAQSIYAFRGATIQNILQFQQDYTDAKVIKLEQNYRSTQSILTVANEIIKNNKGQIPKTLFTENAAGEKIRLVRTMSDNEEGKFIADAILEQKLRNHFKNKEFALLYRTNAQSRAFEESLRRHNIPYTIFGGISFYQRKEIKDFIAYLRLVVNPKDEEALKRIINYPVRGIGKTSVDRAVLAANEGNISMWEVLEAAPMFGFKAGTLQAIEEFVLMIRSFKSMLETKNAYDIAFHVGKQTGFVKELFNDKSTEGVQRYENVQELLNSIKEFTETPMSEESGEVGDKGLAAYLQQIVLLTDADQKDPDADTVKLMTIHAAKGLEFPVVFVGGLEEGLFPNAMSLNTREELEEERRLFYVAVTRAKTRLYLTYANTRYRFGQLIQSDSSRFITEIPETHIDVSFAGGGVKNQKSSSWGQGNAFERMQRGFGGNSSAPEKTAVSTLVSNNKPKEVAHTASANFVPSDPATLKEGMRVEHQKFGFGEVLKLEGSSHNPVATIKFEQNGEKKIMLNYAKLMIVS, translated from the coding sequence ATGCAAGATTACCTGAAGGGACTGAACGAGCGTCAGCGCGACGCCGTGACCAGCACAGAAGGCCCGCTGATGATTGTTGCCGGCGCGGGCAGTGGAAAAACCAAAGTACTTACCACCCGGATTGCTCACTTGATGGCCAAGGGCGTAGATGCCTTTAATATATTGTCGCTCACCTTTACCAATAAGGCGGCTGCCGAAATGAAAGAGCGGGTAGAACACATCCTGGCCAACCGCGAGGCCCGCAACCTTTATATTGGCACATTTCACTCCGTGTTTGCCCGTATTCTGCGCGCAGAAGCACACCGCATTGGTTACCCCAACTCGTTTACCATATACGATACCGACGATGCCAAGAGCGTGGTAAAAACGGTAACCCAGGAACTGAACCTGGACGTACAGCACTATAAACCCAACGCTGTTTATAATCGTATTTCCGGCGCCAAGAACGGCCTGGTAACGGCAGGGGAATACAAAAACGACTACCACATTCAGCAGGAGGACATGCGGGCCAACCGCCCCATGATCGGCCATATATATGAGGCCTACCAGAAGCGCTGCTTTAAAAACGGCGCTATGGACTTTGACGACCTGTTGTTCAAGTTCTATGAGTTGTTGAAAACCACTCCGGAAGTATTGCACAAGTACCAGCACAAGTTCAAGTATATAATGATCGATGAGTACCAGGATACTAACCCGGCCCAGTACGAGATCATTAAATTATTAGCCGCCGCACATGAAAATGTGTGCGTGGTGGGTGACGATGCCCAGAGTATCTATGCCTTCCGTGGCGCTACCATTCAAAACATCCTGCAGTTTCAGCAGGACTACACTGATGCCAAGGTGATCAAGCTGGAACAGAACTACCGCAGTACCCAAAGCATTCTGACGGTGGCCAACGAGATTATTAAGAACAATAAGGGACAGATCCCTAAAACCCTCTTTACCGAAAACGCTGCTGGTGAAAAGATCCGCCTGGTGCGCACCATGAGCGATAATGAAGAGGGTAAGTTCATTGCCGATGCCATCCTGGAGCAGAAGCTACGCAACCATTTTAAGAACAAAGAGTTCGCTCTGCTTTACAGAACCAACGCCCAGAGCCGGGCCTTTGAAGAAAGCCTGCGTCGCCACAATATTCCCTACACCATTTTTGGCGGTATCTCTTTCTATCAACGCAAGGAGATCAAGGACTTTATTGCCTACCTGCGACTGGTGGTGAACCCTAAGGATGAAGAAGCACTGAAGCGTATTATCAACTACCCGGTACGTGGTATTGGTAAAACCTCGGTAGACCGCGCGGTGCTGGCTGCCAACGAGGGTAATATCTCTATGTGGGAAGTGCTGGAGGCCGCTCCCATGTTTGGTTTTAAAGCCGGCACGCTACAGGCCATTGAAGAATTTGTGCTGATGATCCGCAGCTTTAAAAGCATGCTGGAAACAAAGAACGCCTACGATATTGCTTTCCATGTGGGTAAGCAAACCGGTTTTGTAAAAGAGCTGTTTAACGATAAGAGTACGGAAGGTGTACAACGCTACGAGAACGTACAGGAATTGCTGAACTCTATTAAAGAGTTTACCGAAACGCCAATGAGTGAAGAGAGCGGTGAGGTGGGTGATAAAGGCCTGGCGGCTTACCTGCAGCAGATTGTACTGCTTACCGATGCTGACCAGAAAGATCCTGACGCGGATACGGTAAAACTCATGACCATCCACGCTGCCAAAGGACTAGAGTTCCCGGTGGTGTTTGTAGGTGGTTTGGAAGAAGGGCTGTTCCCCAACGCCATGAGCCTTAACACGCGCGAGGAGTTGGAAGAAGAACGCCGCCTGTTCTATGTGGCCGTTACGCGCGCTAAAACACGCCTGTATCTAACGTACGCTAATACGCGCTACCGCTTTGGCCAACTGATTCAAAGCGACAGTAGCCGCTTTATTACCGAGATTCCTGAAACGCATATTGATGTAAGCTTTGCTGGCGGTGGTGTAAAGAACCAGAAATCATCCAGCTGGGGTCAGGGCAATGCCTTTGAGCGCATGCAGCGTGGCTTTGGCGGCAATAGTAGCGCTCCTGAAAAAACAGCGGTATCTACTTTGGTGAGCAACAACAAGCCCAAAGAAGTAGCCCATACCGCATCAGCCAATTTTGTTCCCAGCGATCCTGCTACATTGAAAGAAGGCATGCGCGTAGAGCATCAGAAGTTTGGCTTTGGCGAAGTGTTGAAGCTGGAAGGCTCCAGCCACAACCCGGTAGCTACTATTAAGTTTGAGCAAAACGGTGAAAAGAAGATCATGCTGAATTATGCTAAGCTGATGATTGTTAGTTAA
- a CDS encoding IS3 family transposase: MKDSYPSVSLERLCWLLGLTRQAFYKNTRNSHRKHNTQQLVVEEVKTLRREHPAIGTRKLHQLLQGFYRAHAIKMGRDALFSTLSEQRLLIRRRKRRVSTTQSHHWLKKYANLVKGWHPALPEQLWVADITYVPCGRQYLYLSLVTAAYSHKIMGYHIADTLEAVHCKKALQMALAGRLHPRHSLIHHSDRGIQYCPSSYTGLLGQHNIRISMTVSGDPLDNAIAERINGIIKHEYLKHYGPSNLEQATELLKQVVESYNERRPHLSIQMNTPNKVHAQKLQVNRQWKKSKRTPTIVNQSTHL; encoded by the coding sequence ATGAAAGACAGTTATCCCTCCGTCAGCCTGGAGCGGCTCTGTTGGTTACTTGGTCTGACAAGACAGGCCTTTTATAAAAACACCAGGAACAGCCACCGTAAGCACAATACCCAGCAACTGGTGGTTGAGGAAGTAAAAACACTGAGAAGGGAACATCCGGCCATCGGCACCCGCAAACTGCACCAGCTCTTACAGGGCTTTTACCGGGCGCATGCTATCAAGATGGGACGGGATGCCCTGTTTTCTACTTTAAGTGAGCAGCGGCTTTTAATCAGAAGAAGAAAAAGAAGGGTTTCTACCACCCAGTCACACCATTGGTTAAAGAAATATGCTAACCTGGTTAAAGGCTGGCATCCCGCACTACCCGAACAACTGTGGGTAGCAGACATCACGTACGTGCCCTGTGGGCGGCAATATCTTTATTTAAGCCTTGTTACAGCTGCGTATTCTCATAAAATTATGGGCTACCACATAGCCGATACCCTGGAAGCTGTCCATTGCAAAAAAGCACTTCAAATGGCTCTTGCGGGCCGGTTGCATCCCAGGCATTCTTTAATCCACCATTCCGATAGAGGCATACAATATTGCCCTTCCTCTTATACAGGACTTTTAGGGCAGCATAACATACGCATCTCCATGACCGTGAGCGGGGATCCGCTGGACAATGCCATTGCCGAACGAATCAACGGCATCATCAAACATGAATACCTCAAACATTATGGGCCATCTAACCTGGAGCAGGCCACTGAATTACTCAAGCAAGTAGTAGAAAGCTATAATGAAAGAAGGCCGCACTTAAGTATACAAATGAATACTCCCAATAAAGTGCACGCACAAAAACTACAAGTAAACAGACAATGGAAAAAATCAAAAAGAACACCTACTATTGTAAACCAATCAACTCACCTGTAA